From a single Natronorubrum tibetense GA33 genomic region:
- a CDS encoding aspartate/glutamate racemase family protein, with protein MKIKAINPNTTLEMTENIGAVANEYTADDTEVVAVSPDRGPISIESYYDDYLAVPGILDEILKDEDDEFDAFVNSCWGDPGLDACREVTDKPVVGIAEGSMYVANMLGANFSVVTILPRARDFIEEAVRKTGLDGHCASVRCTDLTVVETENTRDAAAKALLEASWEAVEEDDAEVICLGCAGMGGLDEPLEAELPVPVIDSVGAGAVLAESLVQLGKRTSTVRTYKRPESKEIVGYPERYQL; from the coding sequence ATGAAAATCAAAGCCATCAATCCGAACACCACCCTCGAGATGACCGAGAACATCGGCGCAGTCGCGAACGAGTACACGGCTGACGATACCGAGGTCGTCGCCGTCTCCCCCGACCGTGGGCCGATCAGTATCGAATCCTACTACGACGACTACCTCGCCGTCCCCGGCATCCTCGACGAAATCCTCAAAGACGAGGATGACGAGTTCGATGCGTTCGTCAACTCGTGCTGGGGCGATCCGGGTCTCGACGCCTGCCGCGAAGTCACCGACAAGCCAGTCGTCGGCATCGCCGAAGGCTCGATGTACGTCGCGAACATGCTGGGGGCGAACTTCTCGGTCGTCACGATCCTCCCTCGAGCGCGCGACTTCATCGAGGAAGCGGTCAGAAAGACGGGGTTGGACGGCCACTGTGCGTCAGTCCGCTGTACCGACCTGACCGTCGTCGAAACCGAAAACACGCGTGACGCGGCGGCAAAGGCGCTCCTCGAGGCGAGCTGGGAGGCTGTCGAGGAGGACGACGCCGAAGTGATCTGTCTCGGCTGTGCCGGGATGGGGGGTCTCGACGAACCCCTCGAGGCCGAACTTCCCGTCCCCGTTATCGACAGCGTTGGTGCGGGTGCCGTGCTCGCCGAAAGTCTCGTCCAACTCGGTAAACGCACGAGCACAGTCAGGACCTACAAACGGCCGGAGTCGAAGGAAATCGTCGGCTACCCCGAGCGCTACCAGCTGTAG